The following proteins come from a genomic window of Pseudomonas cichorii:
- a CDS encoding 4'-phosphopantetheinyl transferase family protein codes for MTRIPTFPTCCSIPTQHWPLPQAVPGAVLVSSHFDPQKLAEGDFQRCAIAPPASIQRSVAKRQAEFLAGRLCAREALYRLDERLYVPAIGEDRAPIWPGDISGSITHSTGWAAAIVASRQQWRGLGLDTENLLSTDRASRLAGEILTADELAAMAAGPEEDIALRVTLTFSIKEALFKALYPIVQKRFYFEDAQLLEWSADGSVRLRLLMDLSSEWHSGKELEGQFSLHDQHLLSLVSIAA; via the coding sequence ATGACTCGAATCCCGACATTCCCCACCTGTTGCTCCATCCCCACCCAACACTGGCCCCTGCCCCAGGCGGTGCCGGGGGCGGTCTTGGTCAGCAGCCATTTCGATCCGCAAAAACTGGCCGAAGGTGATTTTCAGCGTTGCGCCATCGCGCCGCCTGCCAGCATCCAACGCTCGGTCGCCAAGCGCCAGGCAGAATTCCTCGCCGGCCGGCTCTGTGCCCGGGAAGCCCTGTACCGACTCGACGAGCGTCTGTACGTCCCCGCCATTGGCGAAGATCGTGCGCCGATCTGGCCCGGCGATATCAGCGGCTCCATCACCCACAGCACCGGCTGGGCAGCCGCCATCGTTGCTTCCAGGCAGCAATGGCGAGGGTTGGGGCTGGATACCGAAAACCTGTTGAGCACCGATCGCGCCTCACGGCTGGCCGGGGAAATCCTCACCGCCGATGAACTGGCTGCCATGGCCGCAGGCCCGGAAGAAGACATCGCGCTAAGGGTCACCCTGACCTTCTCGATCAAGGAAGCGCTGTTCAAGGCCCTCTACCCTATCGTGCAAAAGCGCTTCTACTTTGAAGACGCGCAACTACTGGAATGGTCAGCCGATGGCAGCGTGCGCCTGCGCCTGTTGATGGACCTGTCCAGCGAATGGCACAGCGGCAAGGAACTGGAAGGCCAGTTCAGCCTGCACGATCAACACTTGTTGAGCCTGGTGAGCATCGCCGCCTGA
- a CDS encoding mandelate racemase/muconate lactonizing enzyme family protein yields the protein MRIVDIREKTVSIASPIANAYIDFSKMTCSVVAVITDVIRDGKPVIGYGFNSNGRYGQGALMRDRFLARITEADPDTLIDHENNNLDPFAIWKTLMTNEKPGGHGERSVAVGTIDMAVWDAVAKIEGKPLYRLLADRYRNGVADDKVWVYAAGGYYYPGKDQTKLKAEMQSYLDRGYDVVKMKIGAVPLDEDIRRIEAVLEVVGDGRRLAVDANGRFDLQTGIAYAEAIKKYNLFWYEEIGDPLDYALQAELANHYELPMATGENLFSHQDARNLLRHGGMRPDRDYLQFDCALSYGLVEYMRTLKVMEDMGWSSRRVVPHGGHQMSLNIAAGLHLGGNESYPDVFQPFGGFADGIRVENSFVGLPDIPGVGFEAKSALYAVMRELGEG from the coding sequence ATGCGTATCGTGGACATTCGTGAAAAAACTGTCTCTATCGCCTCCCCTATTGCCAACGCCTACATCGACTTCTCGAAAATGACCTGCTCGGTGGTCGCCGTCATCACGGATGTGATCCGCGATGGCAAGCCTGTCATTGGTTACGGTTTCAACTCCAATGGCCGTTATGGCCAGGGCGCCCTGATGCGCGACCGGTTCCTGGCGCGTATCACGGAAGCCGACCCAGACACCCTCATCGACCATGAAAACAACAACCTGGACCCGTTCGCCATCTGGAAAACCCTGATGACCAACGAAAAGCCAGGCGGTCACGGCGAGCGCTCGGTCGCCGTGGGCACCATCGACATGGCGGTATGGGATGCCGTCGCCAAGATTGAAGGCAAACCGCTGTATCGCCTCCTGGCCGACCGCTACCGTAACGGCGTGGCCGATGACAAGGTCTGGGTCTATGCAGCGGGCGGCTACTACTATCCCGGCAAAGACCAGACCAAGCTCAAGGCAGAAATGCAGAGTTATCTGGATCGTGGCTACGACGTCGTCAAGATGAAGATTGGTGCAGTGCCACTGGACGAAGATATCCGCCGTATCGAAGCGGTGCTTGAAGTGGTGGGGGACGGTCGTCGACTGGCGGTCGATGCCAATGGCCGCTTCGATCTGCAGACCGGTATTGCGTACGCCGAAGCCATCAAGAAGTACAACCTCTTCTGGTACGAAGAGATTGGCGATCCGCTGGACTACGCACTGCAGGCCGAGCTTGCCAATCACTACGAACTGCCCATGGCGACGGGGGAAAACCTCTTCTCCCACCAGGATGCCCGCAACCTTCTGCGCCACGGCGGCATGCGCCCGGATCGCGATTACCTCCAGTTCGACTGCGCCCTGTCGTACGGGCTGGTGGAATACATGCGTACCCTGAAAGTGATGGAAGACATGGGATGGTCGTCGCGCCGCGTGGTGCCCCACGGTGGTCACCAGATGTCCCTGAACATCGCAGCGGGCCTTCACCTGGGCGGTAACGAATCGTATCCGGACGTGTTCCAGCCTTTCGGCGGCTTCGCTGACGGAATCCGCGTGGAAAACAGCTTTGTAGGCCTGCCGGATATTCCAGGTGTCGGCTTCGAGGCGAAGTCCGCCTTGTATGCCGTCATGCGCGAGCTGGGCGAAGGCTGA
- the fhuF gene encoding siderophore-iron reductase FhuF — protein sequence MFHSGVAAHSGTAMSELFAGPLERFGQTLLAVDHPGPVRTLPDLLQKESLDALLTGLYGPQLMADHLPVLVSQWAKYYFMQVIAPQVVGSLVYRWHWPLHLEQVALALDERGVPTGLKLLGEGAAYQVLPVDPFERFAGLLDDNLQPFIDALSIYGGLASSVLWCSAGDYLERCLVQLGECSEASLEAGQALLAVQVRPDGRRNPLFQAVTHVGQRRQRRTCCLSYQVEWVGRCEHCPLPG from the coding sequence CTGTTTCACTCTGGTGTGGCCGCGCACTCAGGAACCGCGATGAGTGAATTGTTCGCCGGCCCCCTGGAGCGATTCGGGCAGACGTTGCTGGCGGTGGATCATCCCGGGCCGGTAAGAACGTTGCCGGATCTGCTGCAGAAAGAATCCCTGGATGCGCTGCTGACCGGGCTTTATGGGCCGCAATTGATGGCCGATCATTTGCCGGTGCTGGTGTCGCAATGGGCCAAGTATTACTTCATGCAGGTGATTGCGCCGCAGGTGGTGGGCAGTCTTGTTTATCGCTGGCACTGGCCCTTGCATCTGGAGCAGGTAGCGTTGGCTCTGGATGAGCGGGGCGTACCGACAGGGTTGAAATTGTTGGGCGAGGGCGCTGCTTATCAAGTGTTACCGGTCGATCCCTTCGAGCGTTTCGCCGGTCTGCTGGACGATAACCTGCAACCGTTCATTGACGCACTGAGCATTTATGGCGGCCTTGCCAGCAGCGTGTTGTGGTGCAGTGCCGGGGATTATCTGGAGCGTTGTCTGGTGCAACTGGGTGAGTGCAGCGAGGCGTCGCTGGAGGCCGGGCAGGCCTTGCTGGCTGTGCAAGTGCGCCCGGACGGCAGACGCAATCCGTTGTTTCAGGCTGTCACTCATGTCGGCCAGCGTCGTCAGCGCCGCACCTGCTGCCTGAGTTATCAGGTGGAATGGGTCGGGCGCTGCGAGCATTGTCCGTTGCCGGGCTGA
- a CDS encoding LysR family transcriptional regulator encodes MELVWLEDFSALAEYGSFVRAAEARHVTQPAFSRRVRSLENWMGVELFVRTPQGAILTDAGRQILPAAQEAARRLYRIRNEAQEVAGMAARSLQFAATHSLSFTFFPKWLRSSENGAPIESVQLHSDSMAVCEQMLIHGQVQFLLCHRHPDVPPLLAPDQFIGKKVGEDVLVPLASASAHFGTSPAALPYLAYTHESGLGRIVAHRLRGKEDYLHLKPLFSTHLAAVLMSMALESKGVAWLPKSLTEQEILDGRLVRALDESWDIPLEIHLTRPAAPLSQSAEEFWTRIGSN; translated from the coding sequence TTGGAACTCGTCTGGCTCGAAGACTTTTCAGCGCTTGCGGAGTACGGCAGCTTTGTCCGTGCCGCTGAAGCACGCCATGTCACTCAGCCGGCCTTCAGCCGCAGAGTTCGTTCATTGGAAAACTGGATGGGAGTTGAGTTGTTTGTGCGTACACCTCAGGGAGCAATCCTGACCGATGCGGGGAGGCAAATCCTGCCCGCTGCCCAGGAGGCTGCCAGACGTTTGTACCGGATACGCAACGAGGCTCAAGAGGTCGCGGGCATGGCCGCCAGGTCCCTGCAATTCGCGGCCACTCACTCCCTGTCGTTTACATTTTTCCCCAAGTGGCTTCGCAGCTCGGAAAACGGTGCCCCCATCGAGTCGGTGCAACTGCACTCCGACAGCATGGCTGTTTGTGAACAGATGCTGATACATGGGCAGGTTCAGTTTCTGCTCTGTCACCGCCACCCCGATGTACCGCCTTTGCTGGCACCTGATCAGTTCATCGGCAAGAAGGTGGGTGAGGACGTTCTTGTGCCGCTGGCGAGCGCTTCTGCCCACTTCGGTACGTCTCCCGCGGCGTTGCCTTACCTCGCTTACACCCATGAGTCTGGCCTGGGGCGTATCGTCGCTCACCGCCTGCGTGGCAAGGAAGACTACCTGCACCTCAAACCGCTTTTCAGCACCCACCTTGCAGCGGTGCTGATGTCCATGGCCCTGGAAAGCAAAGGCGTGGCGTGGTTGCCCAAGAGCCTCACCGAGCAGGAAATACTCGATGGGCGTCTGGTCAGAGCCCTCGACGAAAGCTGGGATATACCTCTGGAAATTCATCTGACCCGACCGGCAGCGCCACTCAGCCAATCTGCCGAAGAGTTCTGGACGCGGATCGGCAGCAACTGA
- a CDS encoding response regulator, producing MEQENWQVLIVEDDQRLAELTCDYLQSNGLSVTIEGNGALAAARIIDEQPDLVILDLMLPGEDGLSICRKVRDRYEGPILMLTARTDDSDQIQGLDTGADDFVCKPVHPRVLLARIHALLRRSEAPQVPAAELRRLVFGPLVVDNALREAWLRGQSIELTGAEFDLLWLLVANAGRTLSREEIFTALRGVGYDGQDRSIDVRISRIRPRIGDDPIHPRLIKTVRSKGYLFVPEAAQDMNSFVFSG from the coding sequence GTGGAGCAAGAAAACTGGCAGGTGCTGATCGTCGAAGATGACCAGCGACTGGCCGAACTGACCTGCGATTATCTGCAGAGTAACGGCCTGAGCGTCACCATCGAGGGCAATGGCGCTCTGGCGGCAGCGCGCATTATCGACGAGCAGCCTGATCTGGTGATTCTCGACCTGATGCTTCCCGGCGAAGACGGCCTGAGCATCTGCCGCAAGGTCCGTGATCGTTATGAGGGGCCGATCCTGATGCTCACCGCACGTACCGACGACTCCGACCAGATCCAGGGCCTGGACACCGGCGCTGACGATTTTGTCTGCAAGCCGGTTCATCCCAGGGTGTTGCTGGCGCGTATTCACGCCTTGCTGCGCCGCAGCGAAGCACCGCAAGTGCCGGCCGCCGAATTGCGCCGTCTGGTGTTCGGCCCGCTGGTGGTGGACAACGCTTTGCGCGAGGCCTGGCTTCGGGGCCAGAGCATCGAGTTGACCGGTGCCGAGTTCGATCTGCTGTGGCTGCTGGTGGCCAATGCCGGGCGGACCCTGTCGCGGGAAGAAATCTTCACGGCCTTGCGTGGCGTCGGTTATGACGGCCAGGACCGTTCCATCGATGTGCGCATCTCCCGCATCCGCCCGCGCATTGGTGACGACCCGATTCACCCGCGCCTGATCAAGACGGTGCGCAGCAAGGGCTATCTGTTCGTGCCCGAAGCGGCGCAGGACATGAACAGTTTTGTCTTCAGCGGCTGA
- a CDS encoding ATP-binding protein, with translation MNSIFLRIYGGMLGVLVLVALLGVLALHLLNQERSGQYRERLAHGTFTVMADNLIPLNDIERRRALAVWERLLGIPLSLQSVEQANLDSSARSRLQRGQVVVEQIGPHAARVYRQLSDNEHLLLTGEVQQITEQLARATIYLLIDELVRLPVDEQPARLQALQVSKGFGFDLKLLALDQADLDDDQRRRVYEGDTVMALGKGGDSIRVLSGIVDTNWVLEIGPLYQMNPYPPQLLVLIALLGLCFIGVVVYLLVRPLERRVQALEAAATLIAKGSLQTRVPTEGSDSIGRLAIAFNSMAEHLQRSLMIQRELVRAVSHELRTPVSRLRFGLEMIRDATTPEARNKYMTGMDSDIQDLDKLVDEMLTYARLEQGAPTLNFQRIDLDLLINQVIAELAPLRANVRVGRGECVIIGDGESAWVDAEPRYLHRAVQNLVSNAMRHAESQVSISYRLEPGCCRLDVEDDGPGVPESAWEQIFTPFMRLDDSRTRASGGHGLGLSIVRRIINWHEGRASIDRSSSLGGACFTLVWPRTQEPR, from the coding sequence ATGAACTCCATTTTCCTGCGCATCTATGGCGGCATGCTGGGCGTGCTGGTGCTGGTGGCCCTGCTGGGTGTGCTGGCGCTGCACCTGCTCAATCAGGAGCGCAGCGGGCAATACCGCGAGCGTCTGGCCCACGGTACTTTTACGGTGATGGCCGATAACCTGATCCCCCTGAACGACATCGAGCGTCGTCGTGCGCTGGCGGTATGGGAGCGCTTGCTGGGCATTCCGCTGAGCTTGCAGAGCGTCGAGCAGGCGAACCTGGACAGTAGCGCCCGCAGTCGCTTGCAGCGTGGGCAGGTTGTGGTCGAGCAGATCGGCCCCCATGCGGCCAGAGTCTATCGTCAGCTCAGTGACAACGAGCATCTTTTGCTGACCGGCGAGGTGCAGCAGATCACCGAGCAACTGGCGCGGGCGACCATCTATTTATTGATCGACGAACTGGTACGCCTGCCGGTGGATGAGCAACCGGCCCGGCTGCAAGCCTTGCAGGTGAGCAAGGGCTTCGGTTTCGACCTGAAACTCCTTGCCCTGGATCAGGCTGATCTGGATGACGATCAGCGGCGACGTGTCTATGAAGGCGACACGGTCATGGCGCTGGGCAAGGGCGGGGATTCCATCCGTGTACTGTCCGGGATCGTCGACACCAACTGGGTGCTGGAAATCGGCCCGCTGTACCAGATGAATCCTTATCCGCCGCAACTGCTGGTGCTGATTGCGCTGTTGGGGCTGTGCTTTATCGGCGTGGTGGTTTACCTGTTGGTGCGGCCTCTTGAACGACGGGTTCAGGCGCTGGAAGCCGCCGCTACCCTGATCGCCAAAGGCAGCCTGCAAACCCGGGTGCCGACCGAGGGCTCCGATTCCATCGGGCGTCTGGCGATTGCTTTCAACAGCATGGCCGAGCACTTGCAGCGTTCGCTGATGATCCAGCGGGAACTGGTGCGTGCGGTGTCCCATGAACTGCGCACCCCGGTATCGCGCCTGCGTTTCGGCCTGGAGATGATCCGCGACGCCACGACCCCCGAAGCACGCAACAAATACATGACCGGCATGGACAGCGACATCCAGGACCTCGACAAGCTGGTGGACGAGATGCTGACCTATGCACGACTGGAGCAGGGTGCGCCGACCCTGAACTTCCAGCGTATCGATCTGGATCTGCTGATCAATCAGGTGATTGCCGAGCTGGCGCCCTTGCGCGCCAATGTCCGGGTGGGGCGTGGGGAGTGCGTGATTATCGGTGACGGCGAATCGGCCTGGGTCGATGCCGAGCCGCGCTACTTGCACCGTGCCGTGCAGAATCTTGTGAGCAACGCCATGCGCCATGCCGAATCCCAGGTCAGCATCAGCTATCGATTGGAACCGGGTTGTTGTCGTCTCGATGTGGAAGACGATGGCCCCGGTGTGCCGGAAAGTGCCTGGGAGCAGATCTTCACACCGTTCATGCGTCTGGACGACAGCCGCACCCGGGCGTCCGGCGGGCACGGGCTGGGGTTGTCCATCGTGCGGCGGATCATCAACTGGCACGAAGGTCGAGCCTCCATTGATCGCAGCTCCAGCCTGGGCGGCGCCTGTTTCACTCTGGTGTGGCCGCGCACTCAGGAACCGCGATGA
- a CDS encoding dienelactone hydrolase family protein, translating to MRMWIALIMVSLTGLAQAAIKTEQINYQSADGTKLVGYYAYDDAIKGQRPGVLVVHEWWGLNDYAKRRARDLAALGYSAMAIDMYGEGKNTEHPKDAMAFMQAALKDSDAADKRFDAGLEQLKKQPQTNPAKIAAIGYCFGGKIVLDAARRGEPLAGVVSFHGALVTNTPAKPGIKVPMLVEHGAKDSMVTPENVAAFKKEMDDAKADYKFVSIEGAKHGFTNPDADRLSHGDHGGPDIGYDKAADQSSWADMQAFFKKIFG from the coding sequence ATGCGTATGTGGATTGCGTTGATCATGGTTAGCCTGACCGGACTGGCCCAGGCGGCGATCAAGACCGAACAGATCAACTACCAGAGTGCCGACGGCACCAAACTGGTGGGCTACTACGCCTACGACGATGCCATCAAAGGCCAGCGCCCCGGCGTTCTGGTGGTTCACGAATGGTGGGGGCTGAACGACTACGCCAAGCGCCGCGCCCGTGATCTGGCAGCTCTGGGTTACAGCGCCATGGCCATCGACATGTACGGCGAAGGCAAGAACACCGAACACCCCAAAGATGCAATGGCCTTCATGCAGGCGGCACTCAAGGACAGCGACGCTGCCGACAAGCGTTTCGATGCAGGCCTTGAGCAATTGAAGAAGCAACCCCAGACCAACCCGGCCAAGATCGCTGCCATCGGCTACTGCTTCGGCGGCAAGATCGTGCTTGATGCGGCACGTCGCGGCGAACCACTGGCAGGCGTGGTGAGCTTCCATGGCGCGCTGGTCACCAACACACCGGCAAAACCGGGGATCAAGGTTCCGATGCTGGTCGAGCATGGTGCCAAGGACAGCATGGTCACGCCCGAAAACGTCGCTGCCTTCAAGAAGGAAATGGACGACGCCAAGGCCGACTACAAATTCGTCAGCATCGAAGGCGCGAAACACGGCTTCACCAACCCCGACGCCGACCGCTTGAGCCACGGCGACCATGGCGGCCCGGACATCGGCTACGACAAGGCTGCCGATCAGAGTTCGTGGGCAGACATGCAGGCGTTCTTCAAGAAAATATTTGGTTGA
- a CDS encoding ribonucleoside-diphosphate reductase subunit alpha, translated as MQTDTTRENSPTNAPQSGQGQQDLSATAPGQLRVIKRNGTVVAYTDDKITVAITKAFLAVEGGNAAASSRIHDTVARLTEQVTATFKRRMPSGGTIHIEEIQDQVELALMRAGEQKVARDYVIYRDSRAKERAGRAPESEVQAHPSIRITRADGSLTPLDMGRLNTIVTEACEGLAEVDAGLIQTETLKNLYDGVALKDVNTALVMTARTLVEREPNYSFVTARLLMDTLRAEALSFLEVADSATHHEMADLYAKALPAYIATGIQYELLNPVLADFDLVKLGKAINHERDQQFTYLGLQTLYDRYFIHKDGVRFELPQIFFMRVAMGLAIEEKAKEDRAIEFYNLLSSFDYMSSTPTLFNAGTLRPQLSSCYLTTVPDDLSGIYHAIHDNAMLSKFAGGLGNDWTPVRALGSYIKGTNGKSQGVVPFLKVVNDTAVAVNQGGKRKGAVCAYLETWHMDIEEFIELRKNTGDDRRRTHDMNTANWIPDLFMKRVFDDGKWTLFSPSEVPDLHDLTGKAFEERYEYYEALTEYPGKVKLFKTIQAKDLWRKMLSMLFETGHPWLTFKDPCNLRSPQQHVGVVHSSNLCTEITLNTNKDEIAVCNLGSINLPNHIVNGKLDTDKLKRTVDVAVRMLDNVIDINYYSVPQAKNSNLRHRPVGLGIMGFQDALYLQHIPYGSDAAVQFADTSMEAVSYYAIQASCDLADERGAYETFQGSLWSKGILPLDSQQILIEARGQKYIDVDLKETLDWAPVRARVQKGIRNSNIMAIAPTATIANITGVSQSIEPTYQNLYVKSNLSGEFTVINPYLVRDLKARDLWDSVMINDLKYYDGSVQQIERIPQELKELYATAFEVETKWIVDAASRRQKWIDQAQSLNLYIAGASGKKLDVTYRMAWYRGLKTTYYLRALAATSTEKSTINTGKLNAVSSGGHGPDDSAITAPRPAEAAPAGPAPVPKACAIDEPDCEACQ; from the coding sequence ATGCAAACAGACACAACTCGCGAGAACTCGCCGACCAATGCGCCGCAATCGGGCCAGGGCCAACAGGACCTGTCTGCGACCGCACCGGGTCAACTGCGCGTGATCAAGCGTAACGGCACTGTTGTTGCGTACACCGATGACAAGATCACCGTCGCTATCACCAAAGCGTTTCTTGCAGTTGAGGGCGGCAACGCTGCCGCCTCGTCGCGCATCCACGACACCGTTGCACGTCTGACCGAGCAGGTCACCGCGACCTTCAAGCGTCGCATGCCGTCGGGCGGCACCATCCACATCGAAGAAATCCAGGATCAGGTCGAACTGGCCCTGATGCGTGCCGGCGAGCAGAAAGTCGCTCGCGACTACGTCATCTATCGTGACTCCCGCGCCAAGGAACGTGCTGGCCGCGCTCCAGAAAGCGAAGTCCAGGCACACCCTTCGATCCGCATCACTCGCGCCGACGGCAGCCTGACGCCTCTGGACATGGGTCGTCTGAACACCATCGTCACCGAAGCCTGCGAAGGCCTGGCTGAAGTCGACGCCGGCCTGATCCAGACCGAAACCCTGAAAAACCTGTACGACGGCGTTGCCCTCAAAGACGTCAACACCGCACTGGTCATGACTGCCCGTACCCTGGTCGAGCGCGAGCCGAACTACTCGTTCGTTACCGCCCGCCTGCTGATGGACACCCTGCGCGCCGAAGCCCTGAGCTTCCTGGAAGTCGCCGACAGCGCCACTCACCACGAAATGGCCGACCTGTACGCCAAGGCCCTGCCTGCCTACATCGCCACCGGTATCCAGTACGAACTGCTCAACCCTGTGCTGGCCGACTTCGACCTGGTAAAACTGGGCAAGGCCATCAACCACGAGCGCGATCAGCAGTTCACCTACCTGGGCCTGCAGACCCTGTACGACCGTTACTTCATCCACAAGGATGGCGTGCGTTTCGAACTGCCGCAGATCTTCTTCATGCGCGTGGCCATGGGCCTGGCGATCGAAGAGAAAGCGAAAGAAGATCGCGCCATCGAGTTCTACAACCTGCTGTCGTCCTTCGACTACATGTCGTCGACCCCGACACTGTTCAACGCCGGTACCCTGCGTCCACAACTGTCCAGCTGCTACCTGACCACCGTGCCGGATGACCTGTCGGGCATCTACCACGCGATCCACGACAACGCCATGTTGTCCAAATTCGCAGGCGGCCTGGGCAACGACTGGACGCCGGTCCGTGCGCTGGGCTCTTACATCAAGGGCACCAACGGCAAGTCCCAGGGCGTCGTGCCTTTCCTGAAAGTGGTCAACGACACCGCCGTTGCGGTCAACCAGGGCGGCAAGCGCAAAGGCGCTGTCTGTGCCTACCTGGAAACCTGGCACATGGACATTGAAGAGTTCATCGAGCTGCGCAAGAACACCGGCGATGACCGTCGTCGTACCCACGACATGAACACCGCCAACTGGATCCCTGACCTGTTCATGAAGCGCGTCTTCGACGACGGCAAGTGGACCCTGTTCTCGCCATCGGAAGTGCCGGACCTGCACGACCTGACCGGCAAGGCCTTCGAAGAGCGTTACGAGTACTACGAAGCCCTGACCGAATACCCGGGCAAGGTCAAACTGTTCAAGACCATCCAGGCCAAGGATCTGTGGCGCAAGATGCTCTCGATGCTGTTCGAGACCGGCCACCCGTGGCTGACCTTCAAGGACCCGTGCAACCTGCGCAGCCCGCAGCAGCACGTGGGCGTGGTCCACAGCTCGAACCTGTGCACCGAGATCACCCTGAACACCAACAAGGACGAGATCGCGGTCTGCAACCTGGGCTCGATCAACCTGCCGAACCACATCGTCAACGGCAAGCTGGACACCGACAAGCTCAAGCGCACTGTCGACGTCGCGGTTCGCATGCTCGACAACGTGATCGACATCAACTACTACTCGGTACCGCAGGCCAAGAACTCCAACCTGCGCCACCGTCCGGTCGGCCTGGGTATCATGGGCTTCCAGGACGCGCTGTACCTGCAGCACATCCCGTACGGTTCCGATGCGGCTGTGCAGTTTGCCGACACGTCCATGGAAGCGGTCAGCTACTACGCCATCCAGGCTTCCTGTGACCTGGCGGACGAGCGCGGTGCCTACGAGACGTTCCAGGGTTCGCTGTGGTCCAAAGGCATCCTGCCGCTGGATTCGCAACAGATCCTGATCGAAGCCCGTGGCCAGAAGTACATTGATGTCGACCTGAAGGAAACCCTGGACTGGGCACCGGTACGTGCCCGCGTTCAGAAAGGTATCCGTAACTCGAACATCATGGCCATCGCACCGACCGCGACCATCGCCAACATCACCGGCGTATCGCAGTCGATCGAACCGACCTACCAGAACCTGTACGTGAAATCGAACCTGTCGGGCGAATTCACCGTGATCAACCCGTACCTGGTTCGCGACCTCAAGGCTCGTGATCTGTGGGACTCGGTCATGATCAACGACCTGAAGTACTACGACGGTTCCGTACAACAGATCGAGCGCATTCCGCAGGAGCTCAAAGAGCTTTACGCCACCGCGTTCGAAGTGGAAACCAAGTGGATCGTCGACGCCGCAAGCCGCCGTCAGAAGTGGATCGACCAGGCTCAGTCCCTGAACCTGTACATCGCGGGCGCTTCGGGCAAGAAACTGGACGTGACCTACCGCATGGCCTGGTACCGTGGTCTGAAAACCACCTACTACCTCCGTGCCCTGGCTGCGACCAGCACCGAGAAGTCGACCATCAACACAGGCAAGCTCAACGCAGTATCGAGCGGCGGCCACGGCCCGGACGACTCCGCGATCACCGCGCCGCGTCCAGCCGAAGCAGCCCCCGCCGGCCCGGCACCCGTGCCAAAGGCCTGCGCCATCGACGAGCCGGATTGCGAAGCTTGTCAGTAA
- a CDS encoding response regulator produces MKLLVVEDEALLRHHLWTRLTETGHVVEAVANAEEALYQVGQFNHDLAVIDLGLPGIGGLDLIRQLRAQGKAFPILILTARGNWQDKVEGLAAGADDYVVKPFQFEELEARLNALLRRSSGFIQSTITAGPLLLDLNRKQAALSEQPLALTAYEYRILEYLMLHHQQVVPKERLMEQLYPDDDERDPNVIEVLVGRLRRKLEGAVAFKPIDTVRGMGYLFTERCT; encoded by the coding sequence ATGAAGTTGTTGGTGGTCGAGGATGAAGCGCTGCTGCGCCATCACTTGTGGACCCGCTTGACCGAAACCGGTCATGTGGTGGAAGCAGTGGCCAATGCCGAGGAGGCGCTGTATCAGGTCGGCCAGTTCAATCATGATCTGGCCGTGATCGATCTCGGCTTGCCGGGTATTGGCGGGCTGGACCTCATTCGGCAGTTGCGTGCCCAGGGCAAGGCGTTTCCGATTCTGATCCTCACCGCCCGTGGCAACTGGCAGGACAAGGTCGAAGGGCTGGCTGCCGGTGCGGACGACTATGTGGTCAAGCCATTCCAGTTCGAGGAACTGGAAGCGCGACTCAATGCCTTGTTGCGACGCTCCAGCGGTTTCATCCAGTCCACCATCACCGCAGGCCCATTGCTGCTGGACCTCAATCGCAAGCAGGCCGCGCTGTCCGAACAGCCCCTTGCACTGACAGCTTATGAATACCGGATTCTCGAATACCTGATGCTTCATCATCAGCAGGTGGTACCCAAGGAGCGCCTGATGGAGCAGTTGTACCCTGACGACGATGAGCGCGATCCGAATGTGATCGAAGTGCTGGTCGGCCGCCTGCGTCGCAAGCTGGAAGGCGCCGTGGCGTTCAAACCTATCGATACGGTGCGTGGCATGGGGTATCTGTTCACTGAGCGCTGTACATGA